From one Gracilibacillus salinarum genomic stretch:
- a CDS encoding iron-siderophore ABC transporter substrate-binding protein, with amino-acid sequence MKRKLALSSLLLFTMMMFLLIGCSSDNEETANSDDNTANAEETETESTDTEEAASEYPIVIEHAFGETVIEEKPERVATIQWANHDVALALGVVPVGFSAANYGVQDDSGLLPWTKEKLDELGAEDPNIFQDTDGLDFEAIADTNPDVILAAYSGITQEDYDILSEIAPVVAYQSGPWVTTWREQVLLNAKGMGMEEEGEQLIADTEQLIEEKASEYPEIDGKKVVWVNFSADDMSQLHLYTPTDPRGAFLIELGMEYPESVTNQIEDESSYSLKLSAENADVLNDADIIIGYGGEDLYEAVKADPLLGKIPAIERGSVVFIGNGTPLAASGNPNPLSIEYTIDQYLELIGEAIRKIDE; translated from the coding sequence ATGAAAAGAAAACTCGCACTTAGTTCTTTATTACTTTTTACAATGATGATGTTCTTGTTAATCGGCTGTTCATCTGATAATGAGGAGACTGCTAATTCTGATGATAATACAGCAAATGCAGAAGAAACGGAAACAGAATCTACTGATACCGAAGAAGCGGCTTCTGAATATCCTATCGTCATCGAGCATGCTTTTGGTGAAACAGTTATTGAAGAAAAGCCTGAACGTGTTGCTACTATTCAATGGGCGAACCACGATGTGGCGCTTGCACTTGGCGTAGTACCGGTAGGTTTCTCAGCAGCTAATTATGGGGTTCAGGACGATAGTGGACTTCTGCCTTGGACAAAAGAAAAACTGGATGAATTAGGTGCAGAAGACCCTAACATATTCCAAGATACAGATGGACTTGATTTTGAAGCGATTGCCGATACGAACCCGGATGTAATCCTTGCTGCATATTCAGGGATTACACAGGAAGATTATGATATTCTAAGTGAAATCGCTCCTGTAGTTGCCTATCAATCTGGTCCTTGGGTAACAACATGGCGTGAACAAGTACTGTTAAACGCAAAAGGTATGGGCATGGAAGAAGAAGGAGAGCAACTTATTGCTGATACCGAACAATTAATCGAGGAAAAAGCAAGTGAATATCCTGAAATCGACGGTAAGAAAGTGGTCTGGGTGAACTTCTCAGCCGATGACATGTCACAACTGCACCTTTATACACCAACAGATCCACGTGGTGCTTTCCTAATTGAGTTAGGCATGGAGTACCCTGAAAGTGTCACAAATCAAATCGAAGATGAATCTAGCTATTCATTAAAATTAAGCGCAGAAAATGCAGATGTGCTTAACGATGCCGATATTATTATTGGATATGGTGGCGAAGACTTATATGAAGCAGTAAAAGCGGACCCGCTGCTTGGCAAAATTCCAGCGATTGAACGCGGCTCTGTTGTATTTATTGGTAATGGTACTCCTTTAGCAGCGTCCGGAAACCCGAATCCACTTTCCATCGAGTATACCATTGACCAATATCTTGAATTAATTGGAGAAGCTATCCGTAAGATCGATGAATAA
- a CDS encoding FecCD family ABC transporter permease, with translation MNNLVETKGKELNRYIPKHFTKVLVLCFVLLAFCIVLSLALGSRLVGFNELIDGLFHLEVDTYDANVVRQRITRTIFSLFCGAALGVSGALMQAVTRNPIADPSILGVNTGASLFVVCGIAFFNITTANQYIWFALAGAVITAIFVFGIGSMGRGGATPLKLVLAGAATSAALSSLVVAIMIPRSYVMDQFRFWQVGSVGSSSWSNISTFIPFLVIGITIGIVSAAALNALALGDEVATGLGVRTGVLRLIAAFAGVLLCGATTALAGPIGFIGLLSTHVIRLILGSDQRYIIPMSAFTGAIILTISDVCGRLLGSPGELEVGVVTAFIGAPILIILAMKAKVRAI, from the coding sequence ATGAATAATCTAGTAGAAACAAAAGGAAAAGAGCTGAATCGATATATTCCGAAACACTTCACAAAGGTTCTCGTTTTATGCTTTGTTTTACTCGCTTTCTGCATCGTATTATCACTTGCTCTCGGATCGCGATTGGTGGGGTTTAACGAACTGATCGATGGTTTATTTCATCTAGAAGTCGACACCTATGATGCCAACGTGGTGCGCCAGCGCATTACCCGTACCATTTTCAGTTTGTTCTGCGGGGCAGCGCTTGGTGTTTCTGGAGCACTTATGCAAGCAGTCACACGTAATCCGATTGCAGATCCAAGTATACTTGGCGTAAACACTGGAGCATCATTGTTCGTTGTGTGCGGTATTGCCTTTTTTAACATCACTACGGCAAATCAATACATTTGGTTTGCCTTAGCTGGTGCAGTCATTACGGCGATTTTTGTATTCGGAATTGGTTCAATGGGGCGTGGCGGTGCTACGCCTCTTAAGCTTGTTTTGGCAGGTGCCGCAACAAGTGCCGCCCTCTCTTCACTCGTCGTTGCGATTATGATTCCACGTTCATATGTCATGGATCAGTTTCGGTTCTGGCAAGTTGGCAGTGTTGGTTCATCTAGCTGGAGCAACATTTCTACCTTTATTCCTTTTCTCGTCATTGGCATTACGATCGGGATTGTATCTGCCGCCGCTCTTAACGCATTGGCACTGGGAGATGAGGTAGCAACAGGATTGGGTGTCAGAACGGGAGTACTTAGATTAATCGCTGCTTTCGCGGGAGTATTGTTGTGTGGGGCAACAACGGCACTGGCAGGTCCGATTGGATTCATCGGACTGTTATCGACACATGTGATTCGATTAATACTCGGCAGCGATCAACGTTATATTATACCGATGTCTGCTTTCACAGGGGCGATTATTTTGACCATTTCAGATGTATGCGGCAGACTTCTCGGCAGTCCGGGAGAACTTGAAGTCGGTGTAGTGACCGCCTTTATCGGAGCGCCCATACTGATAATTCTAGCTATGAAAGCGAAAGTGCGTGCAATATGA
- a CDS encoding FecCD family ABC transporter permease: protein MKNESITFIMSGIRQRRRRWILVTSFLAVLACALACAMLLLGNTIYPIQDVIRVLSGEDIQGASFAVNTIRLPRMLAGLFAGFAFGIAGNTFQTMLRNPLANPNVIGITAGSSAAAVFCIVVLHTSNAVVSIASVVAGLITVLIIYLLSKGKSFSIGRLILVGIGIQAMLNAFISYVLLIGDQQDIPAALRWLNGSLNGSQMDELPPLLLTVLIFSPIIILLGKHLSMLELGEQTAASLGVHTDKTRIALILSSVCMIALATSITGPIAFVAFLSGPIAKRLVGVGFSNIIPAGLVGVNLVLASDLVGQFAFEVRYPVGIITGLLGAPYLIYLLIRMNRKGDL, encoded by the coding sequence ATGAAGAATGAATCTATTACATTTATTATGTCAGGGATACGACAAAGACGACGCCGATGGATACTTGTTACTAGTTTCCTAGCTGTTCTCGCATGTGCGCTCGCATGTGCTATGCTTTTACTTGGAAATACGATTTATCCGATTCAGGACGTGATTCGCGTACTGTCTGGTGAGGACATACAAGGTGCGTCTTTTGCAGTAAATACGATACGTCTGCCACGCATGCTGGCAGGGCTTTTTGCCGGATTTGCCTTCGGGATTGCCGGGAACACTTTCCAAACAATGTTACGTAACCCGCTGGCAAATCCGAACGTAATTGGAATCACAGCTGGCTCCAGTGCGGCGGCGGTTTTTTGCATTGTCGTTCTGCATACGAGCAATGCGGTCGTATCGATTGCGTCAGTTGTGGCTGGGCTGATTACCGTGCTGATTATTTACTTGTTATCAAAAGGAAAGTCTTTTTCGATTGGTCGCTTAATCTTAGTCGGAATCGGTATTCAGGCCATGCTTAACGCCTTTATTTCTTATGTTCTATTAATCGGTGATCAACAGGATATACCTGCTGCACTCCGCTGGCTGAACGGCAGTCTGAATGGATCGCAAATGGATGAGCTTCCGCCCCTTTTGTTAACCGTCTTGATTTTTTCTCCGATCATTATTTTGCTCGGAAAACATCTCAGTATGCTGGAGCTTGGAGAACAAACAGCTGCTTCTCTAGGCGTCCATACGGACAAAACAAGAATTGCGCTGATTCTGAGTTCTGTCTGTATGATTGCATTGGCTACATCGATCACCGGTCCAATCGCTTTTGTCGCTTTTCTTTCTGGACCCATTGCCAAAAGACTGGTTGGTGTCGGCTTTTCAAACATTATTCCAGCGGGGCTTGTTGGGGTGAATCTGGTGCTGGCGTCAGATCTGGTTGGCCAATTTGCATTTGAAGTCAGGTATCCTGTAGGAATCATAACCGGGTTACTCGGAGCTCCCTACCTGATCTACTTGCTAATCCGAATGAATCGAAAGGGAGATTTATAA
- a CDS encoding ABC transporter ATP-binding protein, with translation MKQTHTFKADQIVAGYDKKAIIHDISLEIPSNKISVIIGANGCGKSTLLKTLARLIKPISGDITLDDKQLNKIPPKQLARVLGLLPQSPIVPEGISVADLVGRGRFPHQSLMTGWTKKDYEAVAEAMDLMDITRFANHNIDELSGGQRQRVWIAMALAQQTDILFLDEPTTFLDITYQVDILDLLTDLNRKFGTTIVMVLHDINLSARYADHIYALHEGKLVAEGTPSEVITRTMIKDIFRLHCTVIDDPVSGSPSVVPIGRYHVNNEITT, from the coding sequence ATGAAACAAACACATACTTTCAAGGCAGATCAAATCGTTGCCGGCTATGACAAAAAAGCGATCATTCATGATATCAGCCTTGAAATCCCCAGTAATAAAATAAGTGTGATTATCGGAGCAAATGGCTGTGGTAAGTCAACCTTGCTAAAAACACTGGCACGACTTATTAAGCCAATATCTGGTGACATTACCCTGGATGACAAGCAGCTTAACAAAATTCCGCCCAAACAGCTGGCACGTGTCTTAGGATTATTACCACAATCTCCAATTGTTCCGGAGGGCATATCTGTTGCCGATTTGGTCGGACGGGGAAGATTCCCCCACCAATCTTTAATGACTGGATGGACAAAAAAGGATTATGAGGCTGTAGCAGAAGCGATGGATCTGATGGATATCACCCGTTTTGCCAATCATAATATTGACGAGTTGTCTGGCGGTCAACGGCAGCGTGTCTGGATTGCCATGGCACTGGCACAGCAAACAGATATTCTGTTTCTTGATGAACCGACGACCTTCCTGGATATTACCTATCAAGTTGACATTCTTGATCTATTAACCGACCTTAATCGAAAGTTCGGCACAACGATCGTCATGGTCCTCCATGATATCAACTTGTCGGCGCGCTATGCGGATCATATTTATGCGCTTCATGAAGGAAAACTGGTAGCAGAGGGAACACCTTCCGAGGTAATCACACGTACCATGATTAAAGATATCTTCAGGCTTCATTGTACGGTAATCGATGACCCTGTGTCCGGATCTCCATCTGTCGTACCAATTGGGCGATATCATGTGAATAACGAGATAACGACATAA
- a CDS encoding MarR family winged helix-turn-helix transcriptional regulator, with product MTDQIIKLEDQLCFSLYATTREMTKRYRPLLEELQITYPQYLVLLVLWEKDGISVKELGTRLYLDSGTLTPMLKRMEESQLLARKRSATDERRVVVTLTDKGHEAKEKAACIPARLLENVDGDPAEVEQLKQTLMKMLASLHELNEKGL from the coding sequence ATGACAGATCAGATCATAAAATTAGAAGATCAATTATGCTTTTCGCTATATGCCACCACACGAGAGATGACGAAGCGATACCGTCCATTATTAGAAGAACTGCAAATCACGTATCCACAATATTTGGTTTTATTAGTGCTTTGGGAAAAAGATGGTATTTCCGTAAAAGAATTAGGAACGCGGCTTTATTTAGATTCAGGCACCCTTACCCCGATGCTGAAGCGGATGGAGGAAAGTCAATTACTCGCCCGTAAGCGATCTGCCACAGATGAGCGTAGGGTAGTGGTCACCTTAACCGATAAAGGGCACGAGGCAAAAGAAAAAGCAGCCTGCATCCCAGCACGCTTATTAGAAAATGTCGACGGAGATCCAGCTGAGGTTGAGCAATTGAAGCAAACGTTAATGAAAATGTTGGCATCCTTGCATGAATTGAATGAGAAAGGGTTGTGA
- a CDS encoding organic hydroperoxide resistance protein: MGNALYTAKSTAEGGRQGKVTSSDGTLDLSLSMPKGLGGTEAEGTTNPEQLFSAGYAACFDSALQMVAMQQKKKITSKVTAEVSIGKDAGGFGLSAKLYAEIEGVTQEEASALVEAAHKVCPYSRATNGNMDVEISAKAV; the protein is encoded by the coding sequence ATGGGAAACGCACTTTATACGGCGAAATCAACTGCTGAGGGTGGACGTCAAGGGAAGGTTACTTCTTCAGATGGAACATTAGATCTTTCCCTTTCCATGCCAAAGGGACTTGGAGGAACAGAAGCAGAAGGTACCACCAATCCAGAGCAATTATTCTCTGCTGGTTATGCAGCTTGCTTCGACAGCGCCTTACAAATGGTCGCGATGCAACAAAAGAAAAAAATCACATCTAAAGTAACGGCTGAGGTAAGCATTGGTAAAGATGCAGGAGGTTTTGGTTTATCTGCCAAACTTTATGCAGAAATTGAAGGAGTAACACAAGAAGAAGCGTCTGCATTAGTAGAAGCTGCGCACAAAGTGTGCCCTTATTCTAGAGCGACGAATGGCAATATGGACGTGGAAATCAGTGCGAAAGCTGTTTAA
- a CDS encoding response regulator transcription factor encodes MVKILYIEDEKEIGSWVTEDLTERGYDVTWLESGDRLESHINNIDIAILDIMLPGLDGFSIGKRIKQKAQDLPILMLSARSAVEDKIEGLSFADDYLTKPFHPEELSARVAVLLRRFQKNQDTIHIGHLRIDTKSMMIINQHNEEEIKLTGKQFHLLQFFIRHLNQILTKEQLYEGVWGEPYLEGDKTLMVHIRYLREKLEENPAQPTIIETIRGIGYRVKQ; translated from the coding sequence TTGGTTAAAATCTTATACATAGAAGATGAAAAAGAGATAGGCAGCTGGGTAACAGAGGACTTGACAGAAAGAGGCTACGATGTGACCTGGCTGGAGTCTGGTGATCGGCTGGAATCGCATATAAACAATATTGATATTGCTATTTTAGATATTATGCTGCCAGGATTGGACGGCTTCTCCATCGGTAAACGGATTAAACAGAAGGCACAGGACTTACCGATTTTAATGCTTTCGGCTCGTTCAGCTGTGGAAGATAAAATAGAAGGGCTCAGCTTTGCTGATGATTATTTAACGAAACCTTTTCACCCTGAGGAATTATCTGCACGTGTGGCAGTTTTGCTCAGAAGATTTCAAAAAAATCAGGATACCATACACATTGGTCACTTACGCATTGATACAAAATCGATGATGATTATCAATCAACATAATGAGGAAGAAATAAAATTGACCGGCAAGCAGTTTCATTTGCTCCAATTTTTTATTCGTCACCTAAATCAAATCCTTACGAAAGAACAGCTTTATGAAGGCGTTTGGGGTGAGCCCTACCTAGAGGGGGACAAGACATTAATGGTTCACATTCGCTATTTGCGAGAAAAACTGGAAGAAAATCCGGCGCAGCCAACCATCATCGAAACAATACGCGGAATTGGCTATCGGGTGAAACAATGA
- a CDS encoding sensor histidine kinase, with the protein MKPFFRSLLAKYMMIIILAISLVQIGYLFIALFITGVSNTMDSPYTDEDTDFEKLEADWHQEANQIKSISDNNIAAHFAEWKEQYPDASMFWVDGENKLREQLDVSEELPDQWSSAYTANFIKERYDNDPFTVIAFLGNNQSNGFIVFEINREILQPPAQQANERYGVYLLAGMVLLILIFICISFLFFRGIRKRLLQLQEAMELRDVDGLPIQIDVKKKDEIGQLEQTFNQMVEELRNSREREQEEERLRQELIANLSHDLRTPLTKINAQTFKLAKKDLPRDSIESMKILKASVVNIDRLIENLMSYTLLMASKYKLDLQKTDIIRFTRESIASWYPVFEKEDFDIDANIQHFANNTWLIDPIWLNRVYDNLFQNVLRHAKHGKYVAIHTESTNLYDAIIISDRGKGMKDDSEQQGAGIGLSIVDKMVKGMELDWDINSSDKGTTIKIKRYKKDDSNKTM; encoded by the coding sequence ATGAAACCTTTTTTTCGATCTTTACTAGCTAAATATATGATGATTATCATTCTGGCCATCTCACTCGTACAAATCGGCTACTTGTTTATTGCACTTTTTATCACAGGTGTGTCGAATACGATGGATTCCCCTTATACAGACGAAGATACAGATTTTGAAAAATTAGAAGCGGATTGGCATCAGGAAGCAAATCAGATAAAGTCTATTTCTGACAATAACATTGCTGCCCATTTCGCAGAATGGAAAGAACAATATCCCGATGCTTCGATGTTTTGGGTAGATGGAGAAAATAAACTCCGTGAGCAATTGGATGTGAGTGAAGAGCTGCCGGATCAATGGTCATCCGCTTATACGGCAAATTTTATTAAAGAAAGATACGACAATGATCCTTTCACCGTCATCGCCTTTCTTGGTAATAATCAGTCTAATGGTTTTATTGTTTTTGAGATTAACAGAGAAATTCTACAACCCCCTGCACAACAAGCAAATGAGCGGTATGGTGTCTATTTGCTAGCAGGAATGGTTCTATTAATCCTTATCTTTATATGTATCTCCTTTCTTTTCTTCAGAGGCATTAGAAAGAGATTATTACAATTACAAGAGGCAATGGAATTACGTGATGTCGATGGTCTTCCGATACAAATTGATGTGAAAAAAAAGGATGAAATTGGGCAACTGGAGCAAACCTTTAATCAAATGGTAGAGGAATTGAGAAACAGCAGAGAACGTGAACAAGAAGAAGAGCGATTGCGTCAGGAGCTAATTGCGAATTTATCGCACGACCTCCGAACTCCTTTAACCAAAATCAATGCACAAACGTTCAAGCTGGCCAAAAAAGATTTGCCGAGGGATTCGATAGAATCGATGAAAATACTGAAGGCTTCGGTAGTCAATATAGACCGGCTAATCGAAAACTTAATGTCCTATACCTTATTGATGGCGAGTAAGTATAAACTTGACCTGCAAAAAACAGATATCATCCGGTTCACGCGGGAATCTATCGCTTCCTGGTATCCCGTTTTTGAAAAGGAAGACTTTGATATCGATGCTAACATTCAGCATTTTGCGAATAACACATGGCTGATAGATCCCATTTGGCTAAACCGAGTCTATGATAATCTCTTTCAGAACGTGTTACGACATGCTAAACACGGAAAATACGTAGCCATTCACACGGAATCGACGAATCTTTATGATGCGATTATCATTTCAGATCGTGGAAAAGGAATGAAAGATGACTCTGAGCAGCAAGGCGCCGGCATCGGTTTATCCATCGTAGATAAGATGGTGAAAGGCATGGAGCTGGATTGGGACATCAATTCAAGCGATAAAGGGACAACTATTAAAATCAAGCGTTACAAAAAAGATGACTCTAACAAAACTATGTAA
- a CDS encoding ABC transporter ATP-binding protein — translation MEYIVNTTNLTKKFGKEKAVEGLDMKIPKGEIYGFLGPNGAGKTTTIRMLLGLMKPSSGSVQIFQKDLKKERISILSRVGSLVENPSYYPHLTAYENLEAWRKILGVPKSRIKEVLAIVRLTDVANKKVKGFSLGMKQRLGIAAALLNKPELLILDEPTNGLDPSGIIEIRQLIKQLPAEHGMTVLISSHLLSEIDQMATTVGIVTKGKMIFQDSIDVMRKLAKQKISIKVSNSKEACRYLLAKGIQADYQDDLIFLSEYADEQVAEAIRFLVHKDIAIYRVEEEKRSLEDIFLQMTKEEQAG, via the coding sequence ATGGAATATATCGTAAACACAACTAATTTAACAAAGAAATTTGGAAAAGAAAAAGCAGTGGAAGGCTTGGATATGAAAATACCAAAGGGTGAAATTTATGGGTTTCTAGGACCGAATGGAGCAGGAAAAACAACGACCATCCGGATGCTGCTCGGATTGATGAAACCTTCATCCGGTTCGGTTCAAATTTTTCAAAAGGACCTGAAGAAAGAACGTATCAGTATCTTATCACGAGTGGGATCTTTAGTAGAAAACCCTTCTTATTATCCACATTTAACAGCCTATGAAAACTTAGAAGCCTGGCGAAAAATTCTAGGTGTACCTAAATCGAGAATCAAAGAGGTGTTAGCTATTGTTCGTTTAACGGACGTAGCCAACAAAAAAGTAAAAGGATTTTCGCTAGGAATGAAGCAGCGCTTAGGCATAGCTGCGGCCTTACTTAACAAGCCCGAGCTGTTAATATTGGACGAACCGACGAATGGACTTGATCCATCCGGGATTATTGAAATTCGTCAATTAATTAAGCAATTACCTGCTGAACATGGGATGACCGTGTTAATTTCCAGTCACTTATTATCCGAAATAGACCAAATGGCAACAACTGTTGGCATCGTAACAAAAGGAAAAATGATTTTTCAGGATTCCATTGACGTCATGCGCAAACTTGCCAAACAGAAAATCTCCATCAAGGTTAGCAATAGTAAAGAAGCATGTCGTTATTTACTTGCGAAAGGCATCCAAGCAGACTATCAAGACGACCTAATTTTCTTATCGGAATACGCGGACGAACAAGTAGCGGAAGCGATACGCTTTCTCGTCCATAAGGATATCGCGATTTACCGAGTAGAGGAAGAGAAGCGTTCACTCGAAGACATCTTCCTGCAAATGACGAAGGAGGAACAAGCAGGATGA
- a CDS encoding ABC transporter permease produces MIKKLLTVEFLKIKRKGFWFLTFLGPFGVIALQMVNYGVRKDYLLQQSDNDWEYFLMNTSVFIPLALVLGIAILTSFMTSIENETNAWKQLIALPVSKLSVYLAKFTVLSSLLFVSSILLMVFTLAYGMVLDLGDVPYVEILKHSIYPFFAVLPVLALQLWIATVSQNQGIPITTGILGVILAYSSFSLPDWMIWKWPSLTNQWDQPLINVGLGIGAGCLLYLIGMLDFARRDVK; encoded by the coding sequence ATGATAAAAAAATTATTAACTGTCGAATTTTTGAAAATAAAACGGAAAGGGTTTTGGTTTTTAACTTTTTTAGGCCCCTTTGGTGTGATCGCACTGCAAATGGTAAATTACGGGGTAAGAAAAGATTATTTATTACAGCAAAGCGACAATGATTGGGAATACTTTCTGATGAATACTTCGGTATTTATACCGCTTGCACTCGTATTAGGGATCGCCATCCTGACCTCGTTTATGACAAGCATTGAGAATGAAACAAATGCCTGGAAGCAGCTTATTGCGCTTCCTGTTTCGAAGCTAAGCGTCTATTTGGCGAAATTCACTGTATTATCAAGCTTGTTATTCGTGTCATCTATCCTACTAATGGTTTTCACACTTGCCTATGGGATGGTTTTAGATTTAGGTGATGTTCCTTATGTGGAAATATTGAAACATAGTATCTATCCCTTTTTTGCTGTTTTACCTGTCTTGGCGTTACAGCTTTGGATAGCGACGGTGAGTCAAAATCAGGGGATTCCGATCACAACCGGTATTTTAGGGGTGATTCTTGCCTATTCTTCTTTTAGCCTGCCAGACTGGATGATTTGGAAATGGCCATCCTTAACAAATCAGTGGGATCAGCCCCTTATTAATGTAGGGCTTGGCATTGGTGCAGGGTGCTTATTATATCTGATTGGCATGCTTGATTTTGCCAGAAGGGACGTGAAATAA
- a CDS encoding ABC transporter permease → MLALLQTEWFKLQKSNILPILLVGPLVGLLIGLTANMGISGVPNEWHLTFMMMNLTYALLFLPLILGVLASVICRYEHQAGGWKQLLALPVTRGRVFVAKYLLLMLLVMIIQLLYLGSLYAVGVIQGFTDPFPIDILWKSIFGGWVATLPLVALQLWMSIWFKSFAAPFAVNVVFTLPAILAVNSERFGPFYPWAQPFSMMYVGGSTNDVFFVPWDQLLTVVGGSFLLFFIGGYVYFNRKAV, encoded by the coding sequence ATGCTTGCGCTGTTACAGACGGAATGGTTTAAACTGCAAAAATCAAACATATTACCCATACTGTTAGTTGGTCCACTTGTAGGACTGCTTATTGGATTAACAGCAAATATGGGGATATCAGGTGTTCCAAATGAATGGCACCTCACTTTCATGATGATGAACCTGACGTATGCCTTATTATTTTTACCATTAATATTAGGGGTATTAGCCAGCGTTATTTGCCGTTATGAGCACCAGGCTGGAGGCTGGAAGCAACTATTAGCCTTACCGGTAACAAGAGGAAGAGTGTTCGTGGCAAAATATCTTCTGCTTATGCTGCTCGTTATGATCATACAGCTGCTGTATCTTGGCTCGTTGTATGCCGTTGGCGTGATCCAAGGCTTTACTGATCCCTTTCCAATAGATATTTTATGGAAAAGCATTTTTGGCGGATGGGTGGCAACGTTACCTCTTGTTGCCTTACAATTATGGATGTCGATCTGGTTCAAGAGCTTCGCCGCACCTTTTGCCGTCAATGTTGTCTTTACACTGCCAGCTATTCTGGCGGTTAATTCAGAACGGTTCGGTCCTTTCTATCCATGGGCACAGCCATTTTCGATGATGTATGTAGGCGGCAGTACGAATGATGTCTTTTTTGTTCCATGGGATCAATTGCTAACAGTGGTTGGTGGAAGCTTTTTATTATTTTTCATTGGTGGATATGTTTATTTTAATCGGAAAGCTGTATAA
- a CDS encoding spore coat protein has product MSKRKRERVINEFYGCGGYNNSAAIENTADQNFQNLQGSFESIEVRDSCDVNITSTDTQVAVSIQAALQVAIALVVNITIADSDRAELVTQELLQQAEINQVNQQRILIEGSKNVEISTLDTDVAISLQVLLQILLALLIQLDIF; this is encoded by the coding sequence ATGAGTAAAAGAAAACGAGAAAGAGTAATCAATGAATTTTATGGCTGTGGTGGTTATAATAATTCCGCTGCCATTGAGAACACTGCTGATCAAAACTTCCAAAACCTCCAAGGTTCATTTGAATCAATTGAAGTAAGAGATTCATGTGATGTGAATATCACTTCTACTGATACGCAAGTAGCTGTATCTATTCAAGCTGCCTTACAAGTTGCAATCGCCCTTGTGGTAAACATTACTATCGCTGATAGTGATCGAGCGGAACTAGTTACACAAGAATTGTTGCAGCAAGCAGAAATTAATCAAGTCAATCAGCAAAGAATCTTAATTGAAGGGTCTAAGAACGTTGAAATTAGCACGTTGGATACAGATGTAGCTATTTCTCTGCAAGTACTGTTACAAATTCTATTGGCCCTTCTAATTCAACTAGATATCTTTTAA
- a CDS encoding LysM peptidoglycan-binding domain-containing protein has translation MSIVNGTSFIYTVQQGDTLYSIATGISGTVPLLVEANAIYPPVTDPYLIYPGQVLVTSTPGNRQVNHIVSNGETLNQISRRYATSVDLIQGINHQIENPDLIYPHQVLQVPALIYVIEQGDT, from the coding sequence ATGTCTATTGTTAATGGGACGTCATTTATTTATACAGTTCAACAAGGGGATACGTTATATTCGATCGCCACCGGTATAAGTGGAACGGTTCCTTTACTCGTGGAAGCAAATGCGATCTACCCACCAGTGACCGATCCTTACCTGATTTATCCCGGTCAAGTATTAGTTACCTCCACACCCGGCAACAGACAAGTCAATCACATTGTTAGCAATGGAGAAACATTAAATCAAATTAGCAGGCGATATGCAACAAGTGTTGATTTAATCCAAGGAATCAATCATCAGATCGAGAATCCAGATCTTATTTATCCTCATCAGGTTCTTCAAGTTCCCGCTCTTATTTATGTCATCGAACAAGGGGATACGTAA
- a CDS encoding Gmad2 immunoglobulin-like domain-containing protein translates to MFGGIARAFEGTILYQLVDQNGQLVKRETAIQTSAGAPAYGMFSTAITFDQQPTAQAGELWVYTRSPRDGSIQDLVQIRIGF, encoded by the coding sequence ATGTTTGGAGGTATTGCACGTGCCTTTGAAGGAACCATTCTCTATCAGCTAGTCGATCAAAATGGCCAACTGGTAAAAAGGGAGACAGCTATACAAACATCAGCAGGCGCACCGGCTTATGGAATGTTCTCCACTGCCATTACCTTTGATCAACAACCGACTGCCCAAGCAGGAGAGTTGTGGGTTTATACTCGCAGTCCACGCGACGGCAGTATACAGGATTTAGTGCAGATTCGGATTGGTTTTTAA